The following are encoded in a window of Harpia harpyja isolate bHarHar1 chromosome W, bHarHar1 primary haplotype, whole genome shotgun sequence genomic DNA:
- the LOC128136276 gene encoding LOW QUALITY PROTEIN: zinc finger protein 131-like (The sequence of the model RefSeq protein was modified relative to this genomic sequence to represent the inferred CDS: inserted 2 bases in 1 codon), whose product MEAEEMMECIQEFPEHYKVILDRLNEQREQDQFTDITLIVDGHHFKAHKAVLAACSQFFYKFFQDFTQEPLVEIEGVSNTAFRHLIEFTYTAKLMVQGEEEANDVWKAAEYLQMLEVIKALEIRNKENSSPLESNQTQGKNKLKKRKIAETSNVITETLPSAESEPVEIEVEIAEGTIEVEDDSIETLEVASAEQSIKYIQTTNTSDESALALLADITSKYRQGETKCQIQEGGDSATDPSCKQVEGIEIVELQLSHVKNLFHCEKCNRSFKLFYHFKEHMKTHSTESYKCDTCNKRYLRESALKQHFTCYHLDEGGASKKQRPGKKIHICQYCDKQFDHFGHFKEHLRKHTGEKPFECPNCHEHFARNSTLKCHLTACQSGAGAKKGRKKLYECQVCNSVFNSWDQFKDHLVIHTGDKPNHCTLCDLWFMQGSELRRHLKDMHNISERIVTEEVLPVEAEPVTSMTIIEQVEQVHVLPVIQVQVDPAQVTVEQMHQDLIQESQVKSTQMEELQEQVQISYLEVEHIQTEQGAEVHVEQLHVEHVNQIQMEEVQAELIGGTDLEQVEYESVDQGEAEEKETSQVDDVDKEDHEQAEDLNXQQLVDTQNEKVDD is encoded by the exons ATGGAAGCCGAAGAAATGATGGAATGTATCCAGGAATTCCCTGAACACTATAAAGTTATTTTGGATAGACTGAATGAACAACGTGAGCAGGACCAGTTTACGGATATCACTCTGATTGTCGATG GTCACCATTTCAAAGCTCATAAGGCTGTtcttgctgcctgcagccagTTCTTCTACAAATTCTTCCAAGATTTCACTCAGGAGCCCTTGGTGGAGATTGAAG GTGTAAGTAACACAGCATTTCGTCACCTAATTGAGTTCACCTATACAGCAAAACTAATGGTCCAAGGTGAGGAAGAAGCAAATGATGTTTGGAAAGCAGCTGAGTATCTACAGATGTTAGAAGTGATCAAAGCACTTGAAATCAG GAACAAAGAAAATTCATCACCCTTAGAATCAAATCAAACGCAaggtaaaaataaactgaaaaagagaaagatagcTGAAACCTCTAATGTTATCACAGAAACACTGCCATCTGCAGAATCGGAGCCTGTTGAAATTGAGGTTGAGATTGCTGAGGGGACAATTGAAGTGGAAGATGACAGCATCGAAACACTTGAAGTAGCTTCTGCAGAGCAATCTATAAAGTACATACAGACAACGAATACATCAGATGAATCTGCTTTGGCTCTTTTGGCAGATATCACCAGTAAGTATCGTCAGGGAGAGACAAAATGCCAGATCCAAGAAGGTGGCGATAGTGCAACTGATCCCTCGTGCAAACAGGTAGAAGGTATTGAAATTGTGGAACTTCAGCTGTCACACGTGAAGAATTTATTCCACTGCGAGAAATGTAACCGTTCATTTAAATTGTTTTACCATTTTAAGGAACACATGAAAACACACTCTACTGAGAGTTACAAGTGTGACACATGCAATAAAAGGTACCTGCGAGAGAGTGCTTTGAAACAGCACTTCACCTGTTACCACCTTGATGAAGGTGGTGCCAGTAAGAAGCAAAGACCtggcaaaaaaatacatatatgccAGTACTGTGATAAGCAGTTTGACCACTTTGGACATTTTAAAGAGCACCTCCGGAAGCACACAG GTGAAAAACCATTTGAATGTCCAAACTGCCATGAACATTTTGCTAGGAATAGCACACTCAAATGTCACCTGACAGCCTGTCAGTCTGGAGCTGGAgctaaaaagggaagaaagaagctgTATGAATGTCAG GTTTGTAACAGTGTGTTTAACAGCTGGGATCAATTTAAAGATCACTTGGTAATACACACCGGTGACAAACCCAACCACTGTACCTTATGTGATTTGTGGTTTATGCAAGGCAGTGAGCTGAGAAGGCATCTCAAAGACATGCACAATATTTCAGAACGAATAGTGACAGAAGAGGTTCTTCCAGTGGAAGCTGAACCAGTAACATCAATGACTATAATAGAACAAGTGGAGCAAGTCCATGTCCTACCAGTAATTCAGGTACAAGTGGATCCTGCACAGGTAACTGTGGAACAGATGCACCAGGATCTCATACAGGAAAGTCAAGTGAAAAGCACGCAGATGGAGGAACTGCAAGAACAGGTGCAAATTAGTTACTTGGAAGTTGAACACATTCAGACTGAACAAGGTGCTGAAGTTCATGTGGAGCAGTTACATGTTGAGCATGTAAATCAAATACAGATGGAAGAAGTACAGGCAGAACTTATAGGTGGAACAGACCTTGAACAAGTAGAATATGAAAGTGTTGAtcaaggagaagcagaagaaaaggaaactagTCAAGTAGATGATGTAGATAAGGAAGATCATGAACAAGCAGAAGACTTAAA TCAACAATTAGTGGACACACAGAATGAAAAGGTGGATGACTAG